A region from the Triticum urartu cultivar G1812 chromosome 1, Tu2.1, whole genome shotgun sequence genome encodes:
- the LOC125520114 gene encoding BAG family molecular chaperone regulator 1-like, producing the protein MARVMHRSSSDGGSSSGWSEAAAAAAGEEERSGWEVRPSGMVVQARDRGADGAAAGVPPRPPPPEIRVRVKYGAATHEVAVSSIATFGELKKALAPRTGLQPSEQLLTYKGRERKNSEFLDRFGVKNKSKLVVSEDPASLERRYIERQRNARIQNANRAIGAIALELDKLADQVTSIEKSVSGGSKVAEVQITTLIELLMRHAVKLESIPADADTSSQKNLQAKRVQKCVEALDVLKVSNARLQTVVVTTKWETFDNSPPVTTKWEIFD; encoded by the exons ATGGCGAGGGTGATGCACCGGTCGAGCTCGGACGGCGGGTCGAGCAGCGGGTGGTCGGAGGCGGCGGCCGCCGCGGCGGGGGAGGAGGAGCGGTCCGGGTGGGAGGTGCGGCCGAGCGGGATGGTCGTGCAGGCCCGGGACAGGGGCGCCGACGGCGCCGCGGCGGGGGTGCCgcccaggccgccgccgccggagatcAGGGTGCGGGTCAAGTACGGCGCCGCCACCCACGAGGTCGCCGTCTCCTCCATTGCCACCTTCG GTGAGCTGAAGAAGgcgctggcgccgaggacggggCTGCAGCCGTCGGAGCAGCTGCTGACGTACAAGGGGCGGGAGCGGAAGAACTCGGAGTTCCTGGACAGGTTCGGCGTCAAGAACAAGTCCAAGCTGGTGGTCTCCGAGGATCCGGCGAGCCTGGAGCGGCGCTACATCGAGCGGCAGCGGAACGCCAGGATCCAGAACGCCAACCGCGCCATCGGCGCCATCgccctcgagctcgacaagctcgcCGATCAG GTGACGAGCATCGAGAAGTCGGTGTCCGGCGGGAGCAAGGTGGCGGAGGTGCAGATCACGACGCTGATCGAGCTGCTGATGCGGCACGCGGTGAAGCTGGAGAGCATACCTGCCGACGCCGACACCTCCTCGCAGAAGAACCTCCAG GCGAAGCGGGTGCAGAAGTGCGTGGAGGCGCTGGACGTGCTCAAGGTGTCCAACGCGCGGCTGCAGACGGTGGTGGTGACCACCAAGTGGGAGACGTTCGACAACAGCCCCCCGGTCACCACCAAGTGGGAGATCTTCGACTGA